A single Sphingopyxis chilensis DNA region contains:
- a CDS encoding DoxX family protein — MKERGRTALRWLLALAYGYAGYLHVVRPAPFLAITPPWVPAPEIVVAATGIAEIAGAIGLMIPRARKAAGWGLALYALCVWPANFHHALANIAIGGETLGWWYHGPRLAAQPLIIWWALWASEAVDWPFGKTEVPQRRSP, encoded by the coding sequence GTGAAGGAGCGCGGTCGCACCGCGCTGCGCTGGTTGCTCGCGCTCGCCTATGGCTATGCGGGCTATCTCCATGTCGTGCGCCCCGCCCCCTTTCTCGCGATCACCCCGCCATGGGTGCCCGCGCCCGAGATCGTCGTGGCGGCGACCGGCATCGCCGAGATTGCCGGCGCGATCGGGCTGATGATTCCGCGAGCGCGCAAGGCCGCGGGCTGGGGCCTCGCGCTTTATGCCCTGTGTGTCTGGCCCGCAAATTTCCACCACGCGTTGGCCAACATCGCGATCGGCGGCGAGACACTCGGCTGGTGGTACCACGGCCCACGCCTCGCCGCGCAGCCGCTGATCATCTGGTGGGCGCTCTGGGCAAGCGAGGCGGTCGACTGGCCGTTCGGGAAGACAGAAGTACCCCAACGCCGTTCGCCCTGA
- a CDS encoding dipeptidase, which translates to MNMSHLLAGLAAFALISTPALAQKSPEATAEAALKKAPVFDGHNDVPWALRGRVDNMINGFDFQDTTDTARPDATPPEIAMHTDLMRLRKGHVGAQFWSVYVPSNPNEAQAVQQTLEQIDVMKRLVARYPDDLALASTSAELEKAMKAGKVAGMLGMEGGHSIGSSLAVLRQMYDLGARYMTLTHSKNLSWADAATDAPAHDGLTDFGRQVVREMNRIGMIVDLSHVSEATMKDALETSQAPVMFSHSGVRAINPHPRNVPDSVLPAVKANGGIVMIVLLPSFLDADVRAQGLARTAEAARLKSLYPGDPAAEAAALKTWDAANPAPTTSVAKVADHIDHLKKTIGVDHIGLGGDYDGMDSAPVGMEDVSGYPALFTELAKRGYSQADLEKIASGNMLRVLKAVEAYAKAHAGDPPGETPVAK; encoded by the coding sequence ATGAACATGTCGCACCTGCTCGCCGGCCTTGCCGCTTTCGCCCTGATCTCTACCCCCGCCCTGGCGCAAAAATCACCCGAAGCGACCGCCGAAGCCGCGCTGAAGAAGGCGCCGGTATTTGACGGGCATAATGACGTGCCCTGGGCGCTGCGCGGGCGCGTCGACAATATGATCAACGGCTTCGATTTCCAGGACACGACCGACACCGCCAGGCCCGACGCAACCCCGCCCGAGATCGCGATGCACACCGATCTGATGCGGCTGCGCAAGGGCCATGTCGGCGCGCAATTCTGGTCGGTCTATGTGCCGAGCAATCCGAACGAGGCGCAGGCGGTGCAGCAGACGCTCGAGCAGATCGACGTGATGAAGCGGCTCGTCGCGCGCTATCCGGACGACCTCGCGCTCGCATCGACCTCGGCCGAGCTCGAAAAGGCGATGAAGGCGGGCAAGGTCGCGGGGATGCTCGGCATGGAGGGCGGTCATTCGATCGGCTCGTCGCTCGCGGTGTTGCGCCAGATGTACGACCTCGGCGCGCGCTACATGACGCTGACGCATTCGAAGAATCTGAGCTGGGCCGACGCCGCGACCGATGCGCCTGCGCATGACGGACTCACCGATTTCGGACGACAGGTCGTTCGCGAAATGAACCGCATCGGCATGATCGTCGATTTGAGCCACGTCAGCGAGGCGACGATGAAGGACGCGCTCGAAACCTCGCAGGCGCCGGTGATGTTCAGCCATTCGGGGGTGCGCGCCATCAACCCGCATCCGCGCAACGTCCCCGACAGCGTGCTGCCCGCGGTGAAGGCGAATGGCGGGATCGTGATGATCGTGCTGTTACCGAGCTTCCTCGATGCCGACGTCCGCGCGCAAGGCCTCGCGCGTACCGCCGAGGCGGCGCGACTGAAGTCGCTCTATCCGGGCGACCCGGCGGCGGAGGCGGCCGCGCTCAAGACGTGGGACGCCGCCAACCCCGCGCCGACGACCAGTGTCGCGAAGGTCGCCGATCATATCGATCATCTCAAAAAGACGATCGGCGTCGATCATATCGGGCTCGGCGGCGATTATGACGGGATGGATTCGGCGCCCGTCGGCATGGAAGATGTGTCGGGCTATCCGGCGCTGTTCACCGAACTGGCGAAGCGCGGCTATTCGCAGGCCGACCTCGAAAAGATCGCGAGTGGCAACATGCTGCGCGTGCTGAAGGCGGTCGAGGCCTATGCCAAAGCGCATGCCGGCGACCCGCCGGGTGAAACGCCCGTCGCCAAATAG
- a CDS encoding acyl-CoA dehydrogenase family protein, with the protein MTAFDDWRARSPYYDETHEALAQSVRRFVSREIAPHIDRWEAEGELPRELHKKASDAGILGLRYPEQYGGHSEGFDNFHGLVLTEELAAVGAGGLGASLMTHGIGLPPILALGSDELKQRVAPPVLAGDKIIALGITEAGGGSDVANLKTTAVRDGGSYIVNGGKMFITSGMRADWLTCAVRTGGPGAAGISLLLIEMDAPGVERTRLDKMGWRCSDTAAIHFGDVRVPAENLIGPENGGFIGIMRNFNSERLGMAMGCCAYARVAMAEAAEWAQSRETFGKPLVGHQSIRIKLADMERQIEATQAWVDLCAWQVKEGKDRPADFAMLKVQATRMLESVAREAAQILGGASYITGSKVERIYREVRVNAIGGGSEEIMLDLAGRQLFGGGKK; encoded by the coding sequence ATGACAGCCTTCGACGACTGGCGCGCAAGGTCGCCCTATTATGACGAAACCCACGAAGCGCTGGCGCAAAGCGTCCGCCGGTTCGTGTCGCGCGAGATCGCGCCGCACATCGACCGCTGGGAGGCCGAAGGCGAGCTGCCGCGCGAACTCCACAAGAAGGCGTCCGACGCGGGCATCCTTGGCCTGCGCTATCCCGAACAATATGGCGGCCATTCGGAAGGCTTCGACAATTTCCATGGCTTGGTGCTGACCGAGGAACTCGCGGCGGTCGGCGCGGGCGGGCTCGGCGCGTCGTTGATGACGCACGGCATCGGCCTGCCGCCGATCCTCGCATTGGGGTCGGACGAACTGAAACAGCGCGTCGCGCCGCCGGTACTCGCGGGCGACAAGATCATCGCGCTCGGCATCACCGAAGCGGGCGGAGGCAGCGACGTCGCGAACCTCAAAACGACGGCGGTTCGCGACGGTGGCAGCTACATCGTCAACGGCGGGAAGATGTTCATCACCAGCGGGATGCGCGCCGACTGGCTCACCTGCGCGGTGAGAACCGGCGGCCCGGGCGCCGCGGGCATCTCGCTGCTGCTGATCGAGATGGACGCGCCCGGGGTCGAGCGCACGCGGCTCGACAAGATGGGCTGGCGCTGCAGCGACACCGCCGCGATCCACTTCGGCGATGTCCGCGTCCCCGCCGAGAATCTGATCGGTCCCGAGAATGGCGGCTTCATTGGCATCATGCGCAATTTCAACAGCGAGCGGCTCGGCATGGCAATGGGCTGCTGCGCCTATGCCCGCGTCGCGATGGCGGAGGCCGCCGAATGGGCGCAGAGCCGCGAAACCTTCGGCAAACCGCTCGTCGGCCACCAGTCGATCCGCATCAAGCTCGCCGACATGGAACGCCAGATCGAAGCGACGCAGGCGTGGGTCGACCTCTGCGCGTGGCAGGTGAAAGAGGGCAAGGACCGCCCAGCGGACTTCGCGATGCTGAAGGTTCAGGCGACGCGGATGCTCGAAAGCGTAGCGCGCGAGGCGGCACAGATCCTCGGCGGCGCGAGCTATATCACCGGCAGCAAGGTCGAACGCATCTACCGCGAGGTCCGCGTCAATGCGATCGGGGGCGGCAGCGAGGAAATCATGCTCGATTTGGCGGGACGGCAACTCTTCGGAGGAGGAAAGAAATGA
- a CDS encoding M20 metallopeptidase family protein: protein MNEIARSWPAEAETLLSDLVDLRRAIHREPELGLQNPKTLAKIKQALAGLPLEFREGPSTTGLVAILRGPANGRTVLLRGDMDALPLLEDTGLDFSSEISGAMHACGHDTHVAMLVGAAKLLCAARDRLPGTVMFMFQPGEEGHHGARFMLDDGIIDPLPDAAFALHIMPNAPHGIFAGRAGPLLASSDVLSITVKGAGGHASMPHDSIDPIPVACAIVTAIQTMVTRRISVFDPAVVTIAKIAAGTTNNIIPESAEMLGTIRTLSPERRAMVARELKRLAPAIAEAHGCTAAVQIEEGFPVTICDSRAVSFGQSVVEATFGEQAWLTMDNPVMGAEDFSYVLEKVPGAMFWLGASEAGSDWRQCCGLHSNHMVLDESVMARGAALHAALAERFLNEGFNA, encoded by the coding sequence ATGAACGAGATTGCTCGAAGCTGGCCCGCGGAGGCCGAAACTCTCCTATCCGACCTCGTCGACCTTCGCCGCGCGATCCACCGCGAACCCGAGCTCGGGCTTCAGAACCCCAAGACGCTCGCGAAGATCAAGCAGGCGCTCGCCGGGCTGCCGCTCGAGTTTCGCGAGGGGCCTTCGACCACCGGCCTCGTCGCGATCCTGCGCGGGCCCGCCAACGGCCGCACCGTGTTGCTGCGCGGCGACATGGATGCGTTGCCCTTGCTCGAAGATACCGGGCTCGATTTCTCTTCGGAGATCAGCGGCGCGATGCACGCCTGCGGGCACGACACGCATGTCGCGATGCTCGTCGGCGCGGCGAAGCTGCTCTGCGCGGCGCGCGATCGGCTCCCTGGCACCGTGATGTTCATGTTCCAGCCGGGCGAGGAGGGCCATCATGGCGCGCGCTTCATGCTCGATGACGGGATCATCGACCCGCTGCCCGATGCCGCCTTTGCGCTCCACATCATGCCCAACGCGCCGCACGGCATCTTCGCCGGGCGCGCCGGGCCGCTGCTCGCCTCGTCCGATGTCCTGTCGATCACCGTGAAGGGCGCGGGCGGGCATGCCTCGATGCCGCACGACAGCATCGACCCGATCCCCGTTGCCTGTGCGATCGTCACCGCGATCCAGACGATGGTGACGCGCCGCATCTCGGTTTTCGACCCCGCCGTCGTCACCATCGCAAAGATCGCCGCAGGAACGACGAACAATATCATCCCCGAAAGTGCCGAAATGCTCGGCACGATCCGCACGCTGTCGCCCGAACGCCGCGCGATGGTCGCGCGCGAACTGAAGCGCCTCGCCCCCGCGATCGCCGAAGCGCACGGCTGTACCGCCGCGGTGCAGATCGAGGAGGGCTTCCCCGTCACCATCTGCGACAGCCGCGCGGTGAGCTTCGGCCAGTCGGTCGTCGAGGCGACCTTTGGCGAGCAGGCCTGGCTGACGATGGACAATCCGGTGATGGGCGCCGAGGATTTCTCCTACGTCCTCGAGAAAGTCCCCGGCGCGATGTTCTGGCTTGGCGCGAGCGAGGCGGGCAGCGACTGGCGCCAATGTTGCGGGCTCCACAGCAACCATATGGTGCTCGACGAGAGCGTGATGGCGCGCGGCGCCGCCTTGCACGCCGCGCTCGCCGAACGCTTTCTCAACGAAGGATTCAACGCATGA
- the nadB gene encoding L-aspartate oxidase gives MQHDVIIIGSGAAGLTAAIALADHCRVLVLAKGELTGGSTAWAQGGIAAVLDAGDTFENHIEDTMVAGAGLNRRDTVEFVIENAPHAIERLVEMGVPFNKDAEALHLTREGGHSHRRIVHVDDATGWAVQAALLKTAEAHPNITLLPGQACIDLITGRHELRYSGSGRVWGVYALDEKSGEVHAYIGRATILASGGAGRVYQFSTAPRGATGDGIAMAWRAGARVSNMEMMQFHPTCLYNLDVKNFLITEAVRGEGGILRHPVTGHRYMPDYDARAELAPRDVVARANDDQIKRFGLDYVHLDISHQDPDFVAGHFPNIYEKLLTLGIDMTKQPIPVVPAQHYTCGGVLIDLEGRTDLPGLYAAGECTESGLHGANRLASNSLLECFVFGEAAARDIVARWDELDAPPPIRPWDESRVTDSDEEVVIKQNWTEIRRFMWNYVGIVRTTKRLERARHRIDMMTHEVEDYYGHFRVTTDLIELRNLLQCAELIVRSALHRKESRGLHYTLDYPDLLPQAVDTVLVP, from the coding sequence ATGCAGCATGACGTCATCATCATCGGCTCGGGCGCCGCGGGGCTGACCGCCGCGATCGCGCTCGCCGATCATTGCCGCGTGCTGGTGCTCGCGAAGGGCGAGCTGACCGGCGGGTCGACCGCCTGGGCGCAGGGCGGCATCGCGGCGGTGCTCGATGCGGGCGATACGTTCGAGAATCACATCGAGGACACGATGGTCGCCGGAGCGGGCCTGAACCGCCGCGACACGGTCGAGTTCGTGATCGAGAACGCCCCGCATGCGATCGAGCGGCTCGTCGAAATGGGCGTGCCGTTCAACAAGGACGCCGAGGCGCTGCACTTGACGCGCGAGGGCGGGCATTCGCACCGCCGCATCGTCCATGTCGACGACGCGACCGGCTGGGCGGTGCAGGCGGCACTGCTCAAGACTGCGGAGGCGCATCCGAACATCACCCTGCTGCCCGGACAGGCGTGCATCGACCTGATCACCGGGCGGCATGAGCTACGCTATTCGGGTTCGGGGCGCGTCTGGGGCGTCTATGCGCTCGACGAGAAGAGCGGCGAAGTCCACGCGTATATCGGCCGCGCGACGATCCTCGCCAGCGGCGGGGCAGGGCGCGTGTATCAATTCTCCACCGCCCCGCGCGGCGCGACCGGCGACGGCATCGCGATGGCATGGCGCGCGGGCGCGCGCGTGTCGAACATGGAGATGATGCAGTTCCACCCGACCTGCCTCTATAATCTCGACGTCAAGAATTTCCTGATCACCGAAGCGGTGCGCGGCGAGGGCGGGATATTGAGGCACCCCGTCACGGGGCACCGTTACATGCCGGATTATGACGCGCGCGCCGAACTTGCGCCGCGCGACGTCGTCGCGCGCGCGAACGACGATCAGATCAAGCGCTTCGGGCTCGATTATGTCCATCTCGACATCAGCCATCAGGACCCCGATTTCGTCGCGGGGCATTTCCCGAACATCTATGAAAAGCTGTTGACGCTGGGCATCGACATGACGAAGCAGCCGATCCCGGTGGTGCCCGCGCAGCATTATACGTGCGGCGGGGTGCTGATCGACCTCGAAGGGCGCACCGACCTGCCCGGGCTTTATGCGGCAGGCGAATGCACCGAAAGCGGGTTGCACGGCGCGAACCGCCTCGCGTCGAACTCGCTGCTCGAATGCTTCGTCTTCGGCGAGGCGGCGGCAAGGGACATCGTCGCGCGCTGGGATGAGCTCGACGCCCCGCCGCCGATCCGGCCGTGGGACGAAAGCCGCGTGACCGATTCGGACGAAGAGGTCGTGATCAAGCAAAACTGGACCGAGATCCGCCGTTTCATGTGGAACTATGTCGGCATCGTCCGCACCACGAAGCGGCTCGAACGCGCGCGGCACCGCATCGACATGATGACGCACGAGGTCGAGGATTATTACGGCCACTTTCGCGTCACCACCGACCTCATCGAACTGCGCAACCTGCTGCAATGCGCCGAGCTGATCGTCAGGAGCGCGCTCCACCGCAAGGAAAGCCGCGGGCTGCATTATACGCTCGACTATCCCGACCTGCTGCCGCAGGCGGTCGATACGGTTTTGGTGCCCTAA
- a CDS encoding FAD-dependent oxidoreductase, with protein MRHVAIVGSGPAGYYTAETLQKADDVAVDVIDRLPVPYGLIRTGVAPDHQSIKAVSRRYEGVALTDNVRFVGHVSVGSDVTIDELVGLYDAVVLATGAPNDRPLDIPGADLDGVIGSAAFVGWYNGHPDFADLDPPLGAPGVAVIGNGNVALDVARILAKTPAEFAGSDIVTHARAALAESAVRHIHILGRRGPHQIAMTPKELGELGHLKRASPRVDPADLPPEGDDALLEPGMRKSVTHLRQFAANPVAKPVTIDFDFFAMPVAIEGDGRVQRVIVERTTLDADLRSHGTGETYAVDAGLVVSCIGYQTPPIPGVPYEHGRGRFASDEGRILPGLYAVGWARRGPSGTIGTNKPDGARIGEMVLADIGRGAGKAGRPGLDALLASRGIAPVTFRDWRRIEEAEVAAALDGHPREKFTSIEAMLGAIGR; from the coding sequence ATGCGTCATGTCGCGATCGTCGGATCGGGCCCCGCGGGCTATTACACCGCCGAAACATTGCAGAAGGCCGACGATGTCGCGGTCGATGTCATCGACAGGCTGCCCGTGCCCTACGGCCTGATCCGCACCGGCGTCGCGCCCGATCACCAGTCGATCAAGGCGGTGTCGCGCCGCTACGAAGGCGTCGCGCTCACCGACAATGTCCGCTTCGTCGGCCACGTCTCGGTCGGCAGCGACGTAACGATCGACGAACTTGTCGGCCTCTACGACGCGGTCGTGCTCGCGACCGGCGCGCCGAACGACCGCCCGCTCGACATCCCCGGCGCCGACCTCGACGGCGTGATCGGCAGCGCCGCCTTCGTCGGCTGGTACAACGGCCATCCCGACTTCGCCGACCTCGATCCGCCGCTCGGCGCGCCCGGCGTTGCCGTGATCGGCAATGGCAATGTCGCCTTGGACGTTGCTCGCATCCTGGCGAAGACGCCGGCCGAATTCGCTGGCAGCGATATCGTCACCCATGCCCGCGCCGCACTCGCCGAAAGCGCGGTACGCCATATCCATATCCTCGGCCGCCGCGGCCCGCACCAGATCGCGATGACGCCGAAGGAGCTCGGCGAACTCGGCCATCTCAAGCGCGCGAGCCCGCGCGTCGATCCCGCCGACCTGCCGCCCGAAGGCGACGATGCGCTGCTCGAGCCCGGGATGCGCAAGTCGGTGACGCACCTCCGACAATTCGCCGCCAACCCCGTCGCCAAGCCGGTGACGATCGATTTCGATTTCTTCGCGATGCCCGTGGCGATCGAGGGGGACGGCCGCGTCCAACGCGTGATCGTCGAACGCACAACGCTCGACGCCGACCTGCGCAGCCACGGCACGGGCGAGACCTACGCCGTCGATGCCGGACTCGTGGTCAGTTGCATCGGCTATCAGACGCCGCCGATCCCGGGCGTCCCCTATGAGCATGGGCGCGGGCGCTTCGCGAGCGACGAAGGCCGCATCCTGCCCGGCCTCTACGCCGTCGGCTGGGCGCGGCGCGGCCCGTCGGGAACGATCGGCACGAACAAGCCGGACGGCGCGCGCATCGGCGAGATGGTGCTTGCAGATATCGGGCGCGGCGCGGGCAAGGCGGGGCGCCCGGGGCTCGATGCGCTGCTCGCGAGCCGGGGCATCGCCCCCGTCACCTTCCGCGACTGGCGCCGGATCGAGGAAGCCGAGGTTGCCGCTGCACTCGACGGCCACCCGCGCGAGAAATTCACCAGCATCGAGGCAATGCTCGGCGCCATCGGGCGGTGA
- a CDS encoding GlsB/YeaQ/YmgE family stress response membrane protein: MINIIGAILSGLIIGALARFFYPGAVEMGWVATILLGIGGSLLAGLATSRGRGDFHRAGCLASVIGAIVLILVGRLVGVGG; the protein is encoded by the coding sequence ATGATCAACATCATCGGCGCGATCCTGTCGGGCCTGATCATCGGCGCACTGGCGCGCTTCTTCTACCCCGGCGCGGTAGAGATGGGATGGGTCGCGACGATCCTGCTCGGCATCGGTGGCTCGCTGCTCGCCGGCCTCGCCACCTCGCGCGGCCGCGGCGATTTCCACCGCGCCGGCTGCCTCGCCTCGGTGATCGGCGCGATCGTGTTGATTTTGGTTGGGCGGCTGGTCGGTGTAGGCGGTTAG